The following proteins are co-located in the Verrucomicrobiia bacterium genome:
- a CDS encoding response regulator transcription factor — translation MIPAKILIIEDDPTILRVVKDNFITRGYDVRIARNGEEGLDAALNGRTDLIVLDIMLPKINGFEICRAVRAEKLDMPILMLTAKGQEEDIVRGLDLGADDYITKPFSIRELVARAQAFLRRQQAGATVSYKFGRCHLDTSSHRLLKDGVEVPLTNKEYCLLEHFLQHPGRAFTRDSIMNAVWGNTVMVTSRSVDRCVTTLRAKIEPDSRLPTFIHTIREIGYRFENESKAKG, via the coding sequence ATGATTCCGGCGAAGATCCTGATCATCGAAGATGACCCAACGATCCTGCGGGTGGTAAAGGACAACTTTATCACACGAGGTTATGACGTGCGGATTGCGCGCAACGGCGAAGAAGGACTGGACGCCGCGTTGAATGGCCGGACCGATTTGATCGTCCTTGACATCATGCTACCGAAGATCAATGGGTTTGAAATCTGCCGGGCTGTTCGCGCCGAGAAACTCGATATGCCGATCCTCATGCTGACGGCCAAGGGGCAGGAAGAGGACATTGTGCGCGGCCTGGATCTCGGAGCGGACGATTACATTACCAAGCCGTTCAGCATCCGTGAACTGGTGGCACGCGCACAGGCATTTCTTCGGCGGCAGCAGGCAGGCGCGACGGTCAGCTACAAGTTCGGTCGGTGCCATCTCGACACCTCCTCCCACCGATTGCTCAAAGACGGGGTTGAAGTACCTCTGACCAACAAGGAGTATTGCCTCCTCGAACACTTCCTCCAGCACCCCGGGCGCGCGTTCACCCGGGACAGCATCATGAACGCGGTCTGGGGTAATACCGTCATGGTTACCTCGCGCAGCGTGGATCGTTGCGTCACCACGCTGCGGGCCAAGATCGAACCCGACTCGCGCCTTCCGACGTTCATCCACACCATCCGCGAAATCGGCTATCGCTTTGAAAACGAGTCCAAAGCGAAGGGGTAA